The nucleotide sequence aagtcaaaccgtttgagttttattcaaaaaagttcaaaagttgaagcgctcttactgaaaaactctatagtagatattaaaaatatatataaaaacgatttttgacaTCTAGTTTCTCGTTTTCGACTTGTTACCGTAAAATTTTCGGCTTCAAAATTTCGTGAAATATTGCCTTTCTTACCGACCTTTCATTATTAGAGACCTTTCTGTTTTGAGAAAGGGCCATTCAAATAAGAGTTAGGTAATTaagatttactaaaaaaaaaagtcctcGTTTAGACTCTACTGTAGAAGTCTGAGGGCGGGAATTTGATTTCAAGTCGTTTTATATATGATATTTTCCTTCTGGGTTAATTCTGTCTTAGACCACGTTGATCTTGaaggtattttttttcataattattagtTTGTTCGTGTTGAGTAACCACTGTTGGGCAATgctttcaaacacttttttgtaCTAATGCTACACtttccgaaaaaaaattaatataccgaaatatatatttcctgtCGACTAAGTATGAATTTAAAACCAATATATTACAATCCGATAAGATTTTATTTAACAGTAGCGACTAGTTGATACACTATTATCTGGGCGATGTAAATCGTCGATAAGTTCCAACATTCGTCGCTTAAACAAACGCTGTTTGTGGCGAGGAAGTGACAATATATCGTCGATGTTCCCacgaaaaaaggccagtaacTGTTGTTCATCGCGACCATCGCATTCGTTACGTTTCGCAGTTGCATTGAAAGATTCCGGTATCGTTGTATTATTTTCAACTTCGCATTTTGCTGCAACGGTAGGGACAACTATGGGAGTTGAATGCATATTTTGTTCGCCTTTCGCTTCGTCAATCTTGATCGGAGGTGATTGGTTAATTTTCATCACCAACGGTTTAGGTGTGCTAGGTGTTAGTTGTAGTTCATTCAATAGCTCTGGATAGGTAGCATTGGTACTCTGTATTCCCTCATTACTGTTGTGTTTGGTATCTTCATTTGCAGCGTACGTTTGTATTGTGGATACGGTGTCGACATATTCTCCGCTAGGCTCGTCATTTGATGTCCTTGGCTTAGTACCTCGGGAaagttttcttctcttttttgtttgtcCTATAGTTTCTGTTGACGGCAagagaaatttcatttcatcatACAAGTAGAAACGTTTACGACGTGGTGTGGGCACATCTTCGGTACTATCACCATTGTCAGTACGTGCATTATTGTTATACTGGATACTTCTTAGGAAGCCAGTGCGCACATTTCGCCACTTTTCACGACAAAATACATCTGTAAAAGAGGCAATAAATAACCAAATCACATCAAAGCATCACATCGACTACACCAAGTCACTTGACCTACATACATACCCGGTCTGCCAACGTCATCGGCAACTTCTTGCCAGGCTTTTTCTAGTTTGTCCCGCTTTGCATATTCTGATGAATGCACATTCCACAGGCAATCGCGTTGTTTTACAGCATTAATTATTTTCAGGATAAGCTCAGTGTCCGTCATATCTGCTCTAAACAAGCAACAAATTGAATGTCAATGATGTGatgcaaggcgaattcatacaaGGTGATGTTACTAGagtagctgatttgttttttttacttgcgATTTGTTTTTATCAATGGCAAAGTGATctgctttttgttgttgctttgtttgtttgaaaTAGCTATt is from Anastrepha ludens isolate Willacy chromosome 4, idAnaLude1.1, whole genome shotgun sequence and encodes:
- the LOC128861576 gene encoding uncharacterized protein LOC128861576 gives rise to the protein MTDTELILKIINAVKQRDCLWNVHSSEYAKRDKLEKAWQEVADDVGRPDVFCREKWRNVRTGFLRSIQYNNNARTDNGDSTEDVPTPRRKRFYLYDEMKFLLPSTETIGQTKKRRKLSRGTKPRTSNDEPSGEYVDTVSTIQTYAANEDTKHNSNEGIQSTNATYPELLNELQLTPSTPKPLVMKINQSPPIKIDEAKGEQNMHSTPIVVPTVAAKCEVENNTTIPESFNATAKRNECDGRDEQQLLAFFRGNIDDILSLPRHKQRLFKRRMLELIDDLHRPDNSVSTSRYC